In Pseudanabaena yagii GIHE-NHR1, the following proteins share a genomic window:
- a CDS encoding glycosyltransferase family 2 protein — protein MSDRQPTVSVIIPAYNAANFISQTIESVLNQTFTDFELLVIDDGSTDNTLAVTNQYALRDRRIQVLSQTNQGVSATRNYGVQIAKGNLIAFLDADDLWFPDKLTLHIQHFHANPNLAVSFSRVEFINFQGEPTGQLSTSRLTDLKAEDFLYENPTTTVSNIITRSQVFAEVGGFAEDMSYSEDLEWLFRVLCHQDHIWQIEGIDRVLLYYRASPSGLSASLYRMEAGWDLLIDRAKKYAPSLVQRHYSIARAVHLRYLARRAFRLQLPASVGLDFINRAIVSDWRILFREPHRTLLTILAVYGRYFLSLFQGKKQLIAKSK, from the coding sequence ATGAGCGATCGCCAACCTACTGTTTCTGTGATCATCCCAGCATATAATGCGGCTAATTTCATCAGCCAAACTATTGAATCTGTTCTAAATCAAACCTTTACAGATTTTGAATTATTAGTCATTGATGACGGCTCCACAGATAATACATTGGCAGTAACAAATCAATATGCTTTACGCGATCGCCGTATCCAAGTTTTATCTCAAACTAATCAGGGCGTATCAGCTACACGCAATTACGGAGTTCAAATTGCTAAGGGGAATTTAATCGCCTTCCTTGATGCAGATGATCTGTGGTTCCCAGATAAACTCACTTTACATATCCAGCATTTTCATGCAAATCCAAACCTAGCAGTCAGTTTTAGTCGAGTCGAATTTATCAATTTTCAAGGGGAACCTACAGGACAGTTATCTACTTCGCGCCTCACAGATCTTAAAGCTGAGGATTTCCTCTACGAAAATCCCACTACTACAGTTTCCAATATTATTACTCGCTCTCAGGTCTTTGCAGAAGTGGGTGGCTTTGCTGAAGATATGAGCTATTCTGAAGATCTTGAATGGTTATTTCGAGTGCTCTGTCATCAAGATCATATCTGGCAGATTGAAGGCATCGATCGCGTATTACTTTACTATCGCGCTAGTCCATCAGGTCTCTCAGCATCACTATATCGAATGGAAGCAGGATGGGACTTACTCATTGATAGAGCAAAAAAGTATGCCCCTAGTCTGGTACAGCGGCATTATTCCATTGCTAGAGCCGTACATTTACGCTATTTGGCGCGACGTGCTTTTCGACTGCAATTACCAGCCTCAGTCGGGTTAGACTTTATCAATCGGGCGATAGTTTCTGATTGGCGGATTCTATTCCGTGAGCCACATCGTACTTTATTGACAATATTGGCAGTCTACGGGCGCTATTTCCTGAGTTTATTTCAAGGCAAAAAGCAATTGATTGCCAAATCAAAATGA
- a CDS encoding glycosyltransferase family 2 protein, translated as MPKVSVIVPVYNVEKYIAETINSVLAQTFTDFEIIIIDDESKDRSIEICENFIDPRIKIVRQKNRGLAGARNTGIRHAQGEYLAFLDSDDVWRSQKLAKHVQHLDENPLVGVSFCGSEFIDDDSQPLGIYQIPQNRDITPEIVLCRNPIGNGSVPVIRRAVFQDIEFPENFYGIEEKFYFDDRFRQSEDIECWVRIALTTNWQLEGIPDILTLYRVNTGSLSANMLKQLESWEKAIAKTRTYAPEFIAKWESLARAYQLRYLARRAVRNRDGKAAVQLINRALATNWKILLYEPKRSLLTIVAAYLIWILPRGLYRSLENLALKVTGKNQRKAIANSHKK; from the coding sequence ATGCCTAAGGTTTCAGTAATTGTTCCTGTCTACAATGTTGAGAAATATATTGCAGAAACTATTAATTCAGTTTTGGCACAGACCTTTACTGATTTTGAAATAATAATCATTGATGATGAGTCAAAAGATCGCAGTATTGAAATTTGTGAAAACTTTATAGATCCAAGGATCAAAATTGTCCGTCAAAAAAATCGGGGACTTGCGGGAGCGCGAAATACGGGAATTCGTCACGCACAGGGGGAATATTTAGCTTTTTTAGATTCTGATGATGTTTGGCGATCGCAAAAACTGGCGAAACATGTTCAACATTTAGATGAAAATCCTTTAGTTGGAGTTAGTTTCTGTGGATCAGAGTTTATTGATGATGACAGTCAACCCCTTGGAATTTATCAAATTCCGCAAAATAGAGATATTACTCCTGAAATAGTTCTTTGTCGTAATCCTATTGGCAATGGTTCTGTCCCTGTAATTCGTAGAGCTGTATTTCAAGATATTGAATTTCCTGAAAACTTTTATGGAATAGAAGAGAAGTTCTATTTTGACGATCGCTTTCGCCAGTCTGAGGATATTGAATGTTGGGTAAGAATTGCACTAACGACAAATTGGCAACTTGAGGGGATTCCCGATATATTGACACTCTATCGGGTCAATACTGGTAGCCTATCGGCAAATATGCTCAAGCAGTTAGAATCTTGGGAAAAGGCGATCGCTAAAACACGTACCTATGCCCCTGAGTTTATTGCGAAGTGGGAGTCTTTAGCGCGAGCCTATCAATTACGCTATCTTGCTCGTCGGGCAGTCCGTAATCGCGATGGCAAAGCGGCAGTACAACTGATTAATCGTGCCTTAGCCACTAATTGGAAGATCTTACTTTACGAGCCGAAGCGATCGCTCTTGACGATTGTGGCAGCATATCTGATTTGGATTTTACCGAGAGGCTTATATCGCAGTCTAGAAAACTTAGCTCTTAAGGTGACAGGAAAAAATCAACGCAAGGCGATCGCTAATAGTCATAAAAAATAA
- the rpsN gene encoding 30S ribosomal protein S14 has protein sequence MAKKSMIEREKKRAKLAEKYAAKLEALKEKFASPELTQQQKIAVHREIQQIPRNANPTRHRNRCWLTGRPRGYYKDFGVCRNVLREMAHQGLLPGVVKSSW, from the coding sequence ATGGCTAAGAAAAGCATGATCGAGCGCGAAAAAAAGCGCGCTAAGTTAGCTGAAAAATATGCAGCTAAGCTCGAAGCACTTAAAGAAAAGTTTGCCAGTCCTGAACTGACACAACAACAGAAGATCGCAGTACATCGCGAAATTCAACAAATTCCCCGTAATGCTAACCCCACTCGTCACCGCAACCGTTGCTGGTTGACTGGCAGACCTCGTGGCTATTACAAAGATTTTGGTGTATGCCGCAACGTTTTACGTGAAATGGCTCACCAAGGACTATTACCTGGTGTTGTGAAATCTAGCTGGTAG